A region from the Mycolicibacterium litorale genome encodes:
- a CDS encoding AAA family ATPase, which yields MTSPSGPPQGAGGYSGQNPPQGYPAGSHAAPQPPAGAQNNGGLQGEVHTLERAIFEVKRIIVGQDRLVERMLVGLLAKGHVLLEGVPGVAKTLAVETFAKVVGGTFARIQFTPDLVPTDIIGTRIFRQGKEEFDIELGPVVVNFLLADEINRAPAKVQSALLEVMAERKISIGGKTFPLPQPFLVMATQNPIEQEGVYALPEAQRDRFLFKLNIDYPSPEEEREIIYRMGVKPPEPKQILATGDLLRLQDVAANTFVHHALVDYVVRIVTATREPEKFGMPDAKSWIAYGASPRASLGIIAAARALALVRGRDYVIPQDVVEVIPDVLRHRLVLTYDALADEVSAETVINRIMQTVALPQVNAIPQQGPTAQPAVPAGAGVAGGR from the coding sequence ATGACGTCACCGAGTGGGCCGCCGCAGGGCGCCGGAGGGTATTCCGGTCAGAACCCCCCACAGGGGTACCCCGCCGGTTCCCACGCCGCGCCGCAGCCTCCCGCCGGTGCCCAGAACAACGGTGGCCTGCAGGGTGAGGTGCACACCCTGGAGCGGGCGATCTTCGAGGTCAAGCGCATCATCGTCGGTCAGGACCGGTTGGTCGAACGGATGCTCGTCGGCCTCCTCGCCAAGGGGCACGTCCTGCTCGAGGGTGTTCCGGGTGTCGCCAAGACGCTCGCGGTCGAGACCTTCGCCAAGGTGGTCGGCGGCACGTTCGCGCGCATCCAGTTCACCCCGGACCTGGTGCCCACCGACATCATCGGTACCCGCATCTTCCGCCAGGGCAAGGAGGAGTTCGACATCGAACTCGGGCCCGTGGTGGTGAACTTCCTGCTCGCCGACGAGATCAACCGCGCTCCGGCGAAGGTGCAGTCCGCCCTTCTCGAGGTGATGGCCGAGCGCAAGATCTCCATCGGCGGCAAGACGTTCCCACTGCCGCAGCCGTTCCTGGTCATGGCGACGCAGAACCCGATCGAGCAGGAGGGTGTGTACGCACTCCCCGAGGCGCAGCGCGACCGGTTCCTGTTCAAGCTCAACATCGACTATCCGTCGCCCGAGGAAGAGCGCGAGATCATCTACCGGATGGGCGTGAAGCCGCCGGAGCCCAAGCAGATCCTCGCCACGGGTGACCTGCTGCGCCTGCAGGACGTCGCGGCGAACACGTTCGTGCACCACGCGCTGGTCGACTACGTGGTCCGCATCGTCACCGCGACGCGCGAACCGGAGAAGTTCGGCATGCCCGACGCCAAGTCGTGGATCGCCTACGGCGCCTCACCGCGTGCGTCGCTCGGCATCATCGCCGCCGCCCGCGCACTGGCGCTCGTGCGGGGCCGCGACTACGTGATCCCGCAGGACGTCGTCGAGGTGATCCCGGACGTGCTGCGCCACCGCCTCGTGCTGACCTACGACGCGCTGGCCGACGAGGTCTCCGCCGAGACCGTGATCAACCGCATCATGCAGACCGTCGCCCTGCCGCAGGTGAATGCCATTCCGCAGCAAGGTCCTACGGCGCAGCCCGCTGTCCCGGCCGGGGCGGGCGTGGCGGGCGGTCGGTGA
- a CDS encoding DUF58 domain-containing protein, with amino-acid sequence MTSSDGRSVDLPSLQRGQIRDPALSAALRKLELTVRRKLDGVLHGDHLGLIPGPGSEPGESRIYQPGDDVRRMDWSVTARTTVPHVREMIADRELETWLVVDMSASLDFGTAGCEKRDLAVAAAAAITFLNSGGGNRLGAVISNGQTTRRVPALSGRMHEQELLRTIATMPKAPTGVRGDLAAAIDALRRPERRRGMAVIISDFLGPINWMRPLRAIAARHEVLAIEVLDPRDVELPEVGDVVLQDAETGVTREFTIDHQLREDFERAAAEHRAEVARTLRRCDTPLLSLRTDRDWIADVVRFVANRRRGAMAGR; translated from the coding sequence GTGACCTCCTCCGACGGCCGTTCGGTCGATCTGCCGTCGCTGCAGCGCGGCCAGATCCGCGACCCCGCGCTGTCGGCGGCGCTGCGCAAGCTCGAACTCACGGTGCGGCGCAAACTCGACGGTGTCCTGCACGGTGACCACCTCGGCCTGATCCCGGGTCCGGGATCGGAGCCGGGGGAGTCGCGCATCTACCAGCCCGGCGACGACGTCCGCCGGATGGACTGGTCGGTGACCGCACGCACCACCGTCCCGCACGTGCGCGAGATGATCGCCGACCGCGAGCTGGAGACCTGGCTGGTGGTCGACATGTCGGCCAGCCTCGACTTCGGCACCGCAGGCTGCGAGAAGCGCGACCTCGCGGTGGCCGCGGCGGCCGCGATCACGTTCCTCAACAGCGGCGGCGGGAACCGGCTCGGGGCGGTGATCTCCAACGGTCAGACGACACGGCGGGTGCCGGCGCTGTCGGGCCGGATGCACGAACAGGAACTGCTCCGCACCATCGCCACGATGCCCAAGGCGCCGACGGGTGTGCGCGGCGACCTGGCGGCGGCGATCGACGCCCTGCGCCGCCCCGAGCGCCGGCGCGGGATGGCGGTGATCATCAGCGATTTCCTCGGGCCGATCAACTGGATGCGGCCCCTGCGGGCGATCGCGGCCCGCCACGAGGTGCTGGCCATCGAGGTGCTCGATCCGCGTGACGTCGAACTGCCCGAGGTCGGCGACGTGGTCCTGCAGGACGCCGAGACCGGGGTGACTCGGGAGTTCACCATCGATCACCAACTGCGCGAGGACTTCGAACGCGCGGCCGCCGAACACCGGGCCGAGGTGGCCCGGACGCTGCGGCGGTGCGACACCCCGCTGCTGAGCCTGCGCACCGACCGGGACTGGATCGCCGACGTGGTCAGGTTCGTGGCGAACCGGCGCCGCGGCGCCATGGCCGGCCGGTAA
- a CDS encoding VWA domain-containing protein, whose translation MTLPLLGPMSLSGFEHPWFFLFLLVVLGLVGLYVVVALARQRRILRFANMELLESVAPNRPNRWRHVPAILLVASLVLLTVAMAGPTRDVRIPRNRAVVMLVIDVSQSMRATDVSPSRLAAAQEASKQFADELTPGINLGLIAYAGTATVLVSPTTNREATKNAIDKLQLADRTATGEGIFTALQAIATVGAVIGGGDEPPPARIVLFSDGKETVPSNPDNPKGAFTAARTAKDQGVPISTISFGTPYGYVEINEQRQPVPVDDQMLKKIADLSEGEAFTASSLEQLREVYANLQQQIGYETIKGDASVGWLRLGALVLALSALAAMLLNRRLPG comes from the coding sequence ATGACTTTACCGTTGCTCGGCCCGATGTCGCTCTCGGGTTTCGAACACCCGTGGTTCTTCCTGTTCCTGCTCGTGGTGCTCGGCCTGGTCGGGCTCTACGTGGTCGTCGCGTTGGCGCGCCAGCGCCGGATCCTGCGCTTCGCCAACATGGAGCTGCTCGAGAGCGTCGCGCCGAACCGGCCGAACCGCTGGCGCCACGTGCCGGCGATCCTGTTGGTCGCGTCGCTGGTGCTGCTGACCGTCGCGATGGCCGGCCCGACCCGCGACGTGCGCATCCCGCGCAACCGCGCGGTGGTGATGCTGGTGATCGACGTGTCGCAGTCGATGCGGGCCACCGACGTGTCGCCGAGCCGACTGGCCGCAGCGCAGGAGGCCTCCAAACAGTTCGCCGACGAGCTGACGCCAGGCATTAACCTGGGCCTGATCGCCTATGCGGGGACCGCCACGGTGCTGGTGTCGCCGACCACCAACCGGGAGGCCACCAAGAACGCGATCGACAAGCTGCAGCTGGCCGACCGCACCGCGACCGGTGAGGGCATCTTCACCGCCCTGCAGGCCATCGCGACCGTCGGCGCGGTCATCGGCGGCGGGGACGAGCCGCCACCGGCCCGCATCGTGCTGTTCTCCGACGGCAAGGAGACGGTGCCGTCGAACCCGGACAACCCGAAGGGCGCCTTCACCGCGGCGCGCACCGCCAAAGATCAAGGGGTGCCGATCTCGACCATCTCGTTCGGCACGCCGTACGGCTACGTCGAGATCAACGAACAGCGTCAGCCGGTGCCCGTCGACGATCAGATGCTCAAGAAGATCGCCGACCTGTCCGAGGGTGAGGCGTTCACCGCGTCGAGCCTCGAGCAGCTGCGCGAGGTGTACGCCAACCTGCAGCAGCAGATCGGTTACGAGACCATCAAGGGCGACGCCAGCGTGGGCTGGCTACGGCTGGGCGCGCTGGTCCTGGCGCTGTCGGCGCTCGCCGCGATGCTGCTCAACCGCCGCCTCCCGGGATGA
- the fabG1 gene encoding 3-oxoacyl-ACP reductase FabG1, with protein sequence MTDSAVAETESQTAGAKPPFVSRSVLVTGGNRGIGLAIAQRLAADGHKVAVTHRGSGAPEGLFGVVCDVTDNEAVDRAFKEVEEHQGPVEVLVSNAGISKDAFLMRMTEERFEEVINANLTGAFRVAQRASRSMQRKRFGRIIFIGSVSGMWGIGNQANYAAAKAGLIGMARSISRELAKAGVTANVVAPGYIDTEMTRALDERIQAGALEFIPAKRVGTAEDVAGAVSFLASEDAGYIAGAVIPVDGGMGMGH encoded by the coding sequence ATGACCGACAGCGCAGTAGCCGAGACCGAGAGCCAGACCGCGGGCGCCAAGCCGCCGTTCGTATCCCGATCTGTCCTGGTCACGGGCGGCAACCGCGGCATCGGCCTGGCCATCGCGCAGCGCCTGGCGGCCGACGGTCACAAGGTCGCGGTCACTCATCGCGGCTCCGGCGCCCCCGAGGGGCTGTTCGGTGTCGTGTGTGATGTCACCGACAACGAGGCCGTCGACCGCGCGTTCAAAGAGGTCGAGGAGCACCAGGGTCCGGTCGAGGTATTGGTGTCCAACGCCGGCATCTCCAAGGACGCCTTCCTGATGCGCATGACCGAGGAGCGGTTCGAAGAGGTCATCAACGCCAACCTCACCGGCGCCTTCCGAGTGGCCCAGCGCGCGTCGCGCAGCATGCAGCGCAAGCGGTTCGGCCGGATCATCTTCATCGGTTCGGTGTCGGGCATGTGGGGCATCGGCAACCAGGCCAACTACGCCGCCGCCAAGGCCGGTCTGATCGGCATGGCCCGCTCGATCTCCCGCGAGCTGGCGAAGGCGGGCGTCACCGCCAACGTGGTGGCACCGGGCTACATCGACACCGAGATGACCCGCGCCCTCGACGAGCGGATCCAGGCGGGCGCACTGGAGTTCATCCCGGCCAAGCGGGTCGGCACCGCCGAGGATGTCGCCGGGGCGGTCAGCTTCCTGGCGTCCGAGGATGCCGGCTACATCGCCGGTGCGGTCATCCCGGTCGACGGCGGCATGGGCATGGGCCACTAG
- the inhA gene encoding NADH-dependent enoyl-ACP reductase InhA: MAGLLEGKRILVTGIITDSSIAFYIAKVAQEAGAEVVCTGFNRMRLIERILDRLPAKPPLLELDVQNDEHLATLADRVTEVIGEGNKLDGVVHSIGFMPQTGMGINPFFDAPYEDVAKGIHISAYSYASLAKALLPIMNPGGGIVGMDFDPTRAMPAYNWMTVAKSALESVNRFVAREAGKVGVRSNLVAAGPIRTLAMSAIVGGALGDEAGAQMQLLEEGWDQRAPLGWNMKDPTPVAKTVCALLSDWLPATTGTIVYADGGASTQLL; encoded by the coding sequence ATGGCAGGGCTTCTCGAAGGCAAGCGCATCCTCGTCACGGGGATCATCACCGACTCGTCGATCGCGTTCTACATCGCGAAGGTCGCCCAGGAGGCGGGTGCGGAGGTCGTGTGCACCGGCTTCAACCGGATGCGGCTGATCGAGCGCATCCTCGACCGGCTGCCGGCCAAGCCGCCGCTGCTCGAACTCGACGTGCAGAACGACGAGCACCTGGCCACGCTGGCCGACCGGGTCACCGAGGTGATCGGCGAGGGCAACAAGCTCGACGGTGTGGTGCACTCGATCGGCTTCATGCCGCAGACCGGTATGGGCATCAACCCGTTCTTCGACGCGCCCTACGAGGACGTCGCCAAGGGCATCCACATCTCGGCCTACTCCTACGCCTCGCTGGCCAAGGCGCTGCTGCCGATCATGAACCCCGGCGGCGGCATCGTCGGCATGGACTTCGACCCGACCCGGGCGATGCCGGCCTACAACTGGATGACCGTCGCCAAGAGTGCACTCGAATCGGTGAACCGGTTCGTGGCGCGGGAGGCGGGCAAGGTCGGCGTGCGATCGAATCTCGTTGCGGCAGGCCCGATCCGGACGCTGGCGATGAGCGCCATCGTCGGCGGCGCGCTCGGTGACGAAGCCGGGGCCCAGATGCAGCTGCTCGAGGAGGGCTGGGATCAGCGGGCCCCGCTCGGCTGGAACATGAAGGATCCGACCCCGGTCGCCAAGACCGTGTGCGCACTGCTGTCGGACTGGCTGCCCGCCACCACCGGCACGATCGTCTACGCCGACGGCGGCGCCAGCACCCAGCTGCTGTAG
- a CDS encoding ferrochelatase produces MDFDALLLLSFGGPEGPDEVMPFLENVTRGRGIPRERLASVAEHYLHFGGVSPINGINRALIAEIEAELADRGQTMPVYFGNRNWAPYVEDAVTAMRDDGVRRAAVFATSAWGGYSSCTQYNEDIARGRAAAGDGAPELVKMRHYFDHPLLIEMFSEAIAVAAQSLPADARDDARLVFTAHSIPVAADERHGPRLYSRQVDYAARLVAAAAGYSEFDQVWQSRSGPPQIPWLEPDIGDHMSALAERGTKAVIICPIGFVADHIEVVWDLDSEVREQADALGVAMARAGTPNADRRYARLALDLVDELRTDRAAARVVGDDPAPGCGHTVNGTTCADSPRCVARISG; encoded by the coding sequence GTGGACTTCGACGCGCTGCTGCTGCTGTCCTTCGGCGGACCCGAAGGCCCCGACGAGGTGATGCCGTTCCTCGAGAACGTCACCAGGGGCCGCGGCATCCCGCGGGAACGGCTGGCCAGCGTCGCCGAACACTATCTGCACTTCGGGGGCGTCTCGCCGATCAACGGCATCAACCGTGCGCTGATCGCCGAGATCGAGGCGGAACTCGCCGACCGCGGGCAGACGATGCCGGTGTACTTCGGCAACCGCAACTGGGCGCCGTACGTCGAGGACGCGGTGACCGCGATGCGCGACGACGGTGTGCGCCGTGCCGCGGTGTTCGCCACCTCGGCGTGGGGTGGCTACTCCAGCTGCACCCAGTACAACGAGGACATCGCCAGGGGCCGGGCCGCGGCCGGTGACGGCGCCCCGGAGCTGGTCAAGATGCGGCACTACTTCGACCATCCGCTGCTGATCGAGATGTTCTCCGAGGCGATCGCCGTTGCGGCCCAGTCACTTCCGGCTGATGCGCGCGACGACGCCCGGCTGGTGTTCACCGCCCACTCGATACCGGTGGCCGCTGACGAGCGGCACGGCCCCCGCCTCTACAGCCGCCAGGTCGACTACGCCGCCCGGCTGGTCGCTGCGGCGGCCGGGTACTCCGAATTCGACCAGGTGTGGCAGTCCCGTTCGGGTCCGCCGCAGATCCCGTGGCTCGAACCCGACATCGGCGACCACATGTCGGCACTGGCCGAGCGCGGCACCAAGGCCGTCATCATCTGTCCGATCGGATTCGTCGCCGACCACATCGAGGTGGTGTGGGACCTCGACAGCGAGGTCCGCGAACAGGCCGACGCCCTCGGGGTGGCGATGGCGCGGGCCGGCACCCCCAACGCCGACCGGCGGTACGCGCGGCTAGCACTGGACCTGGTGGACGAACTGCGGACGGACCGCGCTGCGGCGCGCGTGGTCGGCGACGACCCCGCGCCCGGCTGCGGCCACACCGTCAACGGCACCACCTGCGCGGACTCGCCGCGCTGCGTAGCCCGCATCAGCGGCTGA
- a CDS encoding GcvT family protein, whose product MPKIVVIGAGIVGTSLADELTARGATDVTVVDRGPLFATGGSTSHAPGLVFQTNPSKTMTAFARYTVEKFCALSHPDGWAFNQVGGLEVATTPERWADLHRKAGWAQAWGIEGRLLSADECAALHPLVDRDRLLGGFHTPTDGLAKAVRAAEAQARRAMARGATFLPHTEVLGIAEKAGRVAGVQTSDGVLAADVVVCAAGFWGAELAKRVGLVLPLVPMAHQYARTGQIAPLVGRNTERTEAGLPILRHQDADLYFREHVDRIGIGSYCHRPMPVDMSTLMADTAGESMPSMLPFTDEDFAPAWREAAGLIPALEDSKVEEAFNGIFSFTPDGFSIMGEHRDLAGFWVAEAVWVTHSAGVAKATAEWILDGTTEVDVSECDLYRFEDVARSPEFVMTTSSQAFVEVYDVIHPHQFRSDLRGLRTSPFHQRHVESGAHFYEGGGWERPAWFEANAGLLTDLDVPERDDWSARFWSPIAVAEARHTRERVAMYDMTPLTRYEVSGPGAAAFLQRMTTNNIDKSVGSVTYTLLLDQKGGIRSDLTVARLGPATFQVGANSPRDFDWLERHRPDDVVLRDITGGTCCVGVWGPLARDMVQPLCPDDLSHSGFRYFRALRTYLGAIPVTMLRVSYVGELGWEIYASAEYGGALWDLLHDAGRAHGVIAAGRVALNSLRIEKGYRSWGTDMTTEHRPAAVGLDFAVRMDKGDFVGRAALEQAPLPLNRLRSIVFDEPDAVVLGKEPVYLAGDCAGYVTSAGFSPTIGRTVAYAWLPTGTQDGEAVTVDYRGTRHTATVHSEPVVDPDMSRIRR is encoded by the coding sequence ATGCCCAAGATCGTCGTGATCGGTGCCGGAATCGTCGGCACGTCGCTGGCCGACGAGTTGACGGCGCGCGGCGCCACCGACGTCACCGTCGTCGACCGTGGTCCCCTGTTCGCCACCGGCGGATCGACCTCCCACGCCCCGGGCCTGGTCTTCCAGACCAACCCGTCGAAGACCATGACCGCCTTCGCCCGCTACACCGTGGAGAAGTTCTGCGCGCTCAGCCATCCCGACGGCTGGGCGTTCAACCAGGTCGGCGGACTGGAGGTCGCGACGACACCCGAACGCTGGGCCGACCTGCACCGCAAGGCGGGGTGGGCGCAGGCGTGGGGGATCGAGGGACGGCTCCTGTCGGCCGACGAATGCGCCGCCCTGCATCCCCTGGTCGACCGCGACCGCCTCCTCGGCGGATTCCACACGCCCACGGATGGTTTGGCCAAGGCGGTACGCGCCGCCGAAGCACAGGCCCGACGGGCGATGGCACGCGGAGCCACGTTCCTCCCGCACACCGAGGTCCTCGGCATCGCGGAGAAAGCCGGCCGGGTCGCCGGTGTACAGACCTCCGACGGTGTCCTCGCCGCCGATGTCGTGGTGTGCGCGGCCGGCTTCTGGGGCGCCGAATTGGCCAAGCGGGTCGGGTTGGTGCTGCCCCTGGTGCCCATGGCCCACCAGTACGCCAGGACGGGCCAGATCGCGCCGTTGGTGGGCCGCAACACCGAGCGCACCGAAGCCGGGCTGCCCATCCTGCGCCACCAGGACGCCGACCTCTACTTCCGGGAACACGTCGACCGCATCGGCATCGGCTCCTACTGCCACCGGCCCATGCCGGTCGACATGTCGACGCTGATGGCCGACACCGCCGGGGAGTCGATGCCCTCGATGCTGCCGTTCACCGACGAGGACTTCGCACCGGCATGGCGTGAGGCCGCCGGTTTGATTCCGGCGCTGGAGGATTCGAAGGTCGAGGAGGCATTCAACGGCATCTTCTCGTTCACGCCGGACGGTTTCTCCATCATGGGTGAGCACCGCGACCTCGCGGGGTTCTGGGTGGCCGAGGCGGTCTGGGTCACGCATTCGGCGGGGGTGGCGAAGGCGACGGCGGAGTGGATCCTCGATGGCACCACGGAGGTCGACGTCAGCGAATGCGATCTGTACCGCTTCGAGGACGTGGCACGCAGCCCGGAGTTCGTCATGACGACCAGCTCGCAGGCGTTCGTCGAGGTGTACGACGTCATCCACCCCCACCAGTTCCGTTCTGACCTGCGAGGTCTGCGCACCAGCCCGTTCCATCAGCGCCACGTCGAATCGGGCGCGCACTTCTACGAAGGCGGCGGCTGGGAAAGGCCGGCGTGGTTCGAGGCCAACGCGGGTCTGTTGACGGATCTCGACGTTCCCGAGCGCGACGACTGGTCGGCCCGCTTCTGGTCGCCGATCGCCGTCGCCGAGGCGCGCCATACGCGTGAGCGCGTCGCGATGTACGACATGACACCGCTGACCCGCTATGAGGTCTCGGGCCCGGGCGCTGCGGCGTTCCTGCAACGCATGACCACCAACAACATCGACAAGAGCGTCGGGTCGGTCACCTACACGCTGCTGCTCGATCAGAAGGGCGGCATCCGCAGCGATCTCACGGTGGCCCGCCTCGGCCCGGCGACGTTCCAGGTCGGCGCCAACTCGCCGCGCGACTTCGACTGGCTGGAACGGCACCGCCCCGACGACGTCGTCCTGCGCGACATCACCGGCGGCACCTGCTGCGTCGGCGTATGGGGGCCGCTGGCCCGTGACATGGTGCAGCCGCTGTGCCCGGACGATCTGTCCCACAGCGGGTTCCGGTATTTCCGCGCGCTGCGCACCTATCTCGGCGCGATCCCGGTGACGATGCTGCGGGTGTCCTACGTCGGCGAACTCGGGTGGGAGATCTACGCGAGCGCCGAGTACGGCGGCGCCCTGTGGGATCTGCTCCACGACGCCGGCCGCGCACACGGCGTCATCGCCGCCGGGCGGGTGGCGCTCAACAGCCTGCGCATCGAGAAGGGCTACCGCAGCTGGGGAACCGACATGACGACCGAACACCGGCCTGCCGCCGTCGGGCTCGACTTCGCGGTACGGATGGACAAGGGTGACTTCGTCGGTCGAGCCGCACTCGAGCAGGCACCGCTGCCGCTGAACAGATTGCGCAGCATCGTGTTCGACGAGCCCGACGCGGTGGTGCTCGGCAAGGAGCCGGTGTACCTGGCCGGCGACTGCGCCGGTTACGTGACCAGCGCCGGTTTCTCCCCGACGATCGGGCGCACCGTCGCCTACGCCTGGCTACCCACCGGGACACAGGACGGCGAGGCGGTCACCGTCGACTACCGCGGAACCCGTCACACCGCCACCGTCCACAGCGAACCGGTCGTGGACCCCGACATGTCGAGAATCCGGAGATAG
- the solA gene encoding N-methyl-L-tryptophan oxidase gives MGSAAAYHLAARGQRVLGLEKFTPAHDKGSSHGGSRIIRQSYFEDPAYVPLLLRAYELWDRLAADSERDVYRMTGGLFIGPPDCLTVAGSLRASREWNLPHELLDAGEIRRRYPNFTPRDGDIALFEAKAGFARPEMTVQAHLDLAEKNGAILRFGEQVTAWSETGAGVRVTTAAGTYDAGQLVICPGAWAPQLLAEFGIPITVERQVLYWLDPIGGIDPFVGHPIFIAENERAEQIYGFPAIDGPGGGVKVAFFRKGVVCTPDTIDRVVHDQEIREMRQEVARLLPALDGPCVHSATCMYSNTPDQHFVIARHPDSANVTVACGFSGHGFKFVPVVGEVLADLATTGATGHPIDLFDPRRLVPA, from the coding sequence ATGGGCAGTGCCGCCGCCTACCACCTCGCGGCTCGGGGACAGCGGGTACTCGGTCTGGAGAAGTTCACCCCCGCCCACGACAAAGGGTCGAGTCACGGCGGGTCCCGCATCATCCGGCAGTCCTACTTCGAGGACCCCGCCTACGTGCCGCTGCTGCTGCGCGCCTACGAGCTGTGGGACCGGCTCGCCGCCGACTCGGAGCGCGACGTGTACCGGATGACCGGCGGCCTGTTCATCGGGCCACCGGACTGCCTCACGGTGGCGGGCAGCCTGCGGGCCAGCCGGGAGTGGAACCTGCCGCACGAGCTGCTCGACGCCGGAGAGATCCGTCGCCGCTACCCGAACTTCACCCCACGCGACGGCGACATCGCGCTGTTCGAGGCCAAGGCCGGGTTCGCCCGCCCGGAGATGACGGTGCAGGCGCATCTCGACCTCGCCGAAAAGAACGGCGCCATACTGCGATTCGGTGAGCAGGTCACCGCGTGGTCGGAGACCGGCGCCGGTGTTCGGGTCACCACCGCCGCAGGCACCTACGACGCCGGACAGCTGGTGATCTGCCCGGGGGCGTGGGCCCCGCAGCTGCTGGCCGAATTCGGCATCCCCATCACGGTCGAACGCCAGGTGCTCTACTGGCTCGACCCGATCGGCGGCATCGACCCGTTCGTCGGCCATCCCATCTTCATCGCCGAAAACGAACGCGCCGAACAGATCTACGGGTTCCCCGCGATCGACGGACCGGGCGGCGGTGTGAAGGTCGCGTTCTTCCGCAAGGGCGTCGTCTGCACGCCGGACACCATCGACCGCGTGGTCCACGACCAGGAGATCCGGGAGATGCGCCAGGAGGTGGCCCGACTGCTGCCCGCCCTGGACGGGCCGTGCGTGCACTCGGCGACGTGCATGTACTCCAACACCCCCGACCAGCACTTCGTGATCGCCCGCCACCCCGACAGCGCGAACGTGACCGTCGCATGCGGCTTCTCCGGACACGGCTTCAAATTCGTGCCGGTGGTCGGGGAGGTTCTCGCCGATCTCGCCACGACCGGCGCCACCGGCCACCCCATCGACCTGTTCGACCCGCGACGGCTGGTGCCCGCATGA
- a CDS encoding aromatic ring-hydroxylating oxygenase subunit alpha, which yields MTATDQPASLLATLGGEFYTSDAVFAAEQTRIFENSWICAARAGDLAQPGQFRKVQIGRESVLVVRARDGLLRAFLNVCRHRGAQLCTESEGQVRRTLRCPYHAWTYALDGKLVAAPNIAALTDNTGAAIDRHEYGLVPVALTEWLGYAWVCLADMPPSFEETVVGEVTLRLGDERAIDRYGVEDLELGRRIVYDVAANWKLIVENFMECYHCASIHPELVDVLPEFARGMAAQSYIGHGAEFGSDVTGFTVDGSPGFGTLPGVTPEQDRRYFAITVRPSVFVNLVPDHIIFHRMYPLAPDRTLVECDWLYAPDIVAAGHDVTRSVELFHRVNQQDFEACERTQPAMSSRAYRHGGVLVPAEHHLAEFHQWVVSRLGTSDGCARG from the coding sequence ATGACGGCCACCGACCAGCCCGCGTCCCTGCTCGCCACCCTGGGTGGTGAGTTCTACACCAGCGACGCGGTGTTCGCCGCGGAGCAGACCCGAATCTTCGAGAACTCGTGGATCTGCGCGGCCCGGGCCGGCGACCTCGCGCAGCCCGGACAGTTCAGGAAGGTTCAGATCGGCCGCGAAAGCGTCCTGGTGGTACGTGCCCGTGACGGGCTGCTACGGGCCTTTCTCAACGTCTGCCGCCACCGCGGGGCGCAACTGTGCACCGAGTCCGAAGGACAGGTGCGCCGCACACTGCGCTGCCCGTACCACGCGTGGACCTACGCACTCGACGGCAAGCTCGTCGCGGCGCCGAACATCGCGGCGCTCACCGACAACACCGGCGCCGCGATCGACCGTCACGAATACGGGCTGGTACCCGTCGCGCTGACCGAGTGGCTCGGTTACGCGTGGGTGTGCCTGGCCGACATGCCGCCGTCGTTCGAGGAGACCGTCGTCGGGGAGGTGACGCTGCGCCTCGGCGACGAACGCGCCATCGACCGCTACGGCGTGGAGGACCTCGAACTCGGCCGCCGCATCGTCTACGACGTCGCCGCGAACTGGAAGCTCATCGTCGAGAACTTCATGGAGTGCTATCACTGCGCATCCATCCACCCCGAACTGGTCGACGTGTTGCCGGAGTTCGCCCGCGGGATGGCCGCCCAGTCCTACATCGGCCACGGCGCCGAATTCGGCTCGGACGTCACCGGATTCACCGTCGACGGATCCCCGGGCTTCGGCACGCTGCCCGGAGTCACGCCTGAGCAGGACCGGCGTTACTTCGCCATCACCGTACGGCCGTCGGTGTTCGTCAACCTCGTGCCCGACCACATCATCTTCCACCGTATGTACCCGCTGGCGCCCGACCGGACCCTCGTGGAATGCGACTGGCTCTACGCGCCGGACATCGTGGCCGCCGGACACGACGTCACCCGGTCGGTCGAGCTGTTCCACCGCGTCAACCAGCAGGACTTCGAGGCCTGCGAACGCACCCAGCCGGCCATGTCGTCGCGGGCCTACCGACACGGCGGTGTGCTCGTACCCGCCGAACATCACCTCGCGGAGTTCCATCAGTGGGTAGTGTCCCGTCTCGGCACGTCGGACGGCTGCGCGAGGGGTTGA